A portion of the Avibacterium sp. 20-132 genome contains these proteins:
- a CDS encoding Stealth CR1 domain-containing protein: MDDNNSDKIDFVLPWVDPSDKLWREKKEYFSKKRNFDSDSNTSSRYRDMEILKYVLRSIEKNCSWYNNIFLITEGHYPKWLNIKHHKIRLIRHEELFHDKTDLPTFNSSSIECNLSSLKSLGLTEKFIYLNDDMLIFRKVDTSRFFINNLPVDFLCHTLVPRTELILKLRRITDSWGYSLLNGITLVNSKKNIQTISKNLIYNTSYSITEKLNNFLMKTLYRKAISLKHWHHPQPYLINTLEEVKEHFKLQLERASKNKFRA, from the coding sequence ATGGACGATAATAATTCTGATAAGATTGATTTTGTTTTGCCTTGGGTTGATCCATCAGATAAATTATGGCGAGAAAAAAAAGAGTACTTTAGTAAAAAGAGAAACTTTGACTCAGATTCTAATACATCTTCTAGATATCGAGATATGGAAATATTAAAATATGTTTTACGTTCAATTGAGAAAAATTGTAGCTGGTATAATAATATATTCTTAATAACAGAAGGTCATTATCCAAAGTGGCTAAATATAAAACATCATAAAATACGTCTAATTAGACATGAAGAATTATTTCATGATAAAACTGATCTACCTACTTTTAATAGTAGTTCTATAGAATGTAATTTATCCTCTTTGAAAAGCTTAGGACTTACCGAAAAATTTATATATCTAAATGATGATATGTTAATATTTAGAAAAGTAGATACTTCTAGATTTTTTATAAATAATCTTCCCGTTGATTTTTTGTGTCATACATTAGTTCCAAGAACTGAACTCATACTAAAATTGAGAAGAATAACTGATTCCTGGGGCTATTCGTTACTGAATGGTATAACTTTAGTAAATAGTAAAAAAAACATTCAAACTATTTCTAAAAATCTTATCTATAATACAAGTTATTCTATAACCGAAAAATTAAATAACTTTTTAATGAAAACTTTATATAGAAAAGCTATTAGTCTAAAACATTGGCATCATCCCCAACCTTACTTAATAAATACTTTAGAGGAAGTAAAAGAACATTTTAAGCTTCAGCTAGAGAGAGCATCTAAAAATAAATTTAGAGCTTGA
- a CDS encoding IS30 family transposase, whose product MNTYKHLTLCEREKIMVFHALGKTITQIAQQLQRHKSTISRELKRCQGEYAALSAQEHYQQQRVECKPKRKLANPKLFDFVKQKFLQENWSPEQIAARLKYEQSALSISFVSIYRGIYAGWFDEKGLSHGARGAIRKLRHRGKKRHTNDYVEKRGKIPISHHLTERPSEAETRSRLGDWEADTVLGAAGKACLLTLTDRKSRFSLVRKLPAKRAESVAKAMSEALHNEPLESITPDRGKEFAKHQQVTERLQVEFYFPLPHQPWQRGTNENTNGLLREYFPKGRDITPFSEAQIQTVVDKLNHRPRKCLNWKTPYEVYFDKVLQLV is encoded by the coding sequence ATGAACACCTACAAACATCTTACACTTTGTGAACGAGAAAAGATAATGGTTTTTCACGCATTAGGCAAAACGATTACACAAATTGCCCAGCAATTACAGCGACATAAATCGACCATTTCACGAGAATTGAAGCGCTGTCAGGGCGAATATGCGGCATTATCAGCTCAAGAACACTATCAACAACAACGGGTAGAATGTAAACCCAAGCGAAAGTTAGCCAACCCGAAATTGTTTGATTTTGTTAAGCAAAAGTTCTTACAAGAGAATTGGTCGCCAGAGCAGATTGCCGCCCGTTTGAAATACGAACAAAGTGCGCTTTCTATTAGCTTTGTCAGTATTTACCGAGGGATTTATGCCGGGTGGTTTGATGAGAAAGGGTTATCGCACGGGGCAAGAGGGGCGATTCGGAAACTCCGTCATCGCGGGAAAAAGCGGCATACCAATGACTATGTGGAAAAACGCGGAAAAATCCCAATTAGTCATCATTTAACCGAACGACCAAGCGAAGCCGAAACTCGAAGCCGTTTAGGTGATTGGGAAGCAGATACCGTGTTGGGCGCAGCAGGCAAAGCCTGTTTATTGACCTTGACGGATAGAAAAAGCCGTTTTTCCCTCGTCAGAAAACTGCCTGCAAAGCGAGCAGAAAGCGTTGCTAAGGCAATGAGTGAAGCCTTGCACAATGAGCCTTTAGAGAGCATTACTCCAGATAGAGGGAAAGAATTTGCAAAACATCAGCAGGTAACGGAAAGACTTCAGGTTGAATTTTACTTTCCATTGCCCCACCAACCTTGGCAAAGAGGAACAAATGAAAACACGAACGGTTTACTAAGGGAGTATTTTCCGAAAGGTCGAGACATTACGCCCTTTTCAGAAGCACAAATACAAACCGTGGTCGATAAATTAAATCACCGACCACGCAAATGTTTAAACTGGAAAACGCCTTATGAAGTTTATTTTGATAAAGTGTTGCAGTTAGTTTGA
- the pntB gene encoding Re/Si-specific NAD(P)(+) transhydrogenase subunit beta codes for MSEGLVQAAYIVAALLFIMSLAGLSKHETAKAGCWYGIVGMTIALIATIFGPQTSGQIWILIAMAIGAVIGIQRALKVEMTEMPELVAILHSFVGLAAVLVGFNSFGLHVTPEFVALEGTAFISEAALENAKAAFDAEQATLATIHNVEVFLGIFIGAVTFTGSVVAFGKLRGIINSKALMLPHRHKLNLAALVVSALLMIAFLSSPENIFPVLLMTIIALAFGWHLVASIGGADMPVVVSMLNSYSGWAAAAAGFMLNNDLLIVTGALVGSSGAILSYIMCKAMNRSFISVIAGGFGNDVVASGDQEQGEHRETSAEEVAEMLKNASSVIITPGYGMAVAQAQYPVAEITQKLRDRGVNVRFGIHPVAGRLPGHMNVLLAEAKVPYDVVLEMDEINDDFADTDVVLVIGANDTVNPAAMDDPNSPIAGMPVLEVWKAANVVVFKRSMAVGYAGVQNPLFFKENTQMLFGDAKERVDDILKAL; via the coding sequence ATGTCAGAAGGTTTAGTACAGGCTGCATATATTGTAGCGGCATTACTTTTCATTATGAGCTTAGCAGGGCTTTCTAAACACGAAACTGCTAAAGCAGGTTGTTGGTACGGTATCGTGGGGATGACTATTGCCCTTATCGCAACCATTTTTGGCCCACAAACGTCAGGACAAATTTGGATTTTAATTGCAATGGCGATTGGCGCGGTGATAGGTATCCAACGTGCATTGAAAGTGGAAATGACCGAAATGCCAGAGCTTGTAGCTATTTTACATAGCTTTGTTGGTCTTGCTGCTGTGTTGGTCGGCTTTAACAGCTTTGGCTTACACGTTACCCCTGAATTTGTTGCACTAGAAGGTACAGCATTTATCAGTGAAGCGGCATTAGAAAATGCGAAAGCAGCATTTGATGCGGAACAAGCGACTTTAGCAACTATCCATAATGTTGAAGTTTTCTTAGGCATCTTCATTGGGGCAGTGACTTTCACTGGGTCTGTGGTCGCATTCGGTAAACTACGTGGGATTATTAATTCTAAAGCCTTAATGTTACCGCATCGCCATAAACTAAATTTAGCGGCGTTAGTGGTTTCGGCGTTATTAATGATCGCATTTTTAAGCTCGCCAGAAAATATCTTCCCAGTGCTATTAATGACTATCATTGCTCTTGCCTTTGGTTGGCATTTAGTGGCATCAATTGGTGGTGCAGATATGCCAGTGGTGGTATCAATGCTGAACTCTTATTCAGGTTGGGCAGCGGCGGCAGCAGGCTTTATGCTTAATAATGATCTCTTGATCGTAACTGGGGCATTAGTAGGCTCTTCAGGGGCGATTCTTTCTTACATTATGTGTAAAGCAATGAACCGTTCATTTATCAGTGTTATCGCTGGCGGTTTTGGTAATGATGTGGTTGCAAGTGGTGATCAAGAACAAGGCGAACACCGTGAAACAAGCGCGGAAGAAGTGGCGGAAATGCTGAAAAATGCAAGCTCTGTGATCATCACACCGGGCTATGGAATGGCGGTGGCACAAGCGCAATATCCCGTGGCTGAAATTACACAAAAATTACGTGATCGTGGTGTGAATGTACGTTTTGGTATTCACCCAGTAGCAGGGCGTTTACCGGGTCATATGAACGTGTTACTCGCTGAAGCCAAAGTACCTTATGACGTGGTATTAGAAATGGACGAAATCAACGATGATTTTGCTGATACCGATGTCGTCTTAGTTATCGGCGCAAATGACACCGTAAACCCTGCGGCAATGGATGATCCAAACAGCCCAATCGCAGGAATGCCAGTGCTAGAAGTGTGGAAAGCCGCTAATGTGGTGGTATTCAAACGCTCAATGGCTGTAGGCTACGCCGGCGTACAAAACCCATTGTTCTTCAAAGAAAACACACAAATGCTCTTCGGTGATGCAAAAGAGCGTGTGGATGATATATTAAAAGCATTATAA
- the pntA gene encoding Re/Si-specific NAD(P)(+) transhydrogenase subunit alpha, with product MLIGVPRERLDNETRVAATPKTIQQILKLGFEVIVEHDAGFKASFEDQAFVQAGAKIGTTQEVWNADVIMKVNPPSDEEIALIKEGATLISFIWPAQNEALMEKLSAKKINVLAMDAVPRISRAQSLDALSSMANISGYRAVVEAANAFGSFFTGQITAAGKVPPAKVLVIGAGVAGLAAIGTANSLGAIVRAFDSRPEVKEQVQSMGADFLEIDFEEEGGSGDGYAKVMSEEFNRRAMELYAAQAKEVDIIITTAAIPGKPAPRLITKEMVDSMKPGSVIVDLAALTGGNCEYTKPGEIFVTDNQVKIIGYTDFPARLPTQSSQLYGTNLVNLLKLLCKEKDGTINIDFDDVVLRGVTVIRDGEITWPAPPIQVSAQPQQKAEVVVEKKEQKPQDPRIKYGIMGAIGVLFLWLGSVMPAAFLSHFTVFVLACVVGYYVVWNVSHALHTPLMAVTNAISGIIIVGALLQIAQGSFFISLLAFIAILVASINIFGGFKVTQRMLAMFRKG from the coding sequence ATGTTAATTGGTGTACCTAGAGAACGGCTTGATAATGAAACACGTGTAGCAGCAACGCCAAAAACAATACAGCAAATTTTAAAGCTGGGTTTTGAGGTGATTGTTGAACACGATGCAGGATTTAAAGCAAGTTTTGAAGATCAAGCATTTGTGCAAGCTGGCGCAAAAATTGGCACAACACAAGAAGTGTGGAATGCTGATGTAATTATGAAAGTAAACCCTCCTAGTGATGAGGAAATTGCCTTAATTAAAGAAGGGGCAACCTTAATTAGCTTTATTTGGCCTGCGCAAAATGAAGCATTAATGGAAAAATTATCTGCGAAAAAAATTAATGTCTTAGCGATGGATGCTGTGCCACGTATTTCACGTGCGCAGTCTTTAGACGCACTTTCATCAATGGCCAATATTTCTGGTTATCGTGCTGTGGTGGAAGCGGCAAATGCATTCGGTAGTTTTTTCACTGGGCAAATCACTGCGGCAGGTAAAGTACCGCCAGCGAAAGTGTTAGTGATTGGGGCAGGTGTGGCCGGTTTGGCTGCGATTGGTACAGCAAATAGCCTTGGTGCGATTGTGCGTGCTTTTGATTCTCGCCCTGAAGTAAAAGAGCAAGTGCAATCAATGGGTGCAGACTTCTTAGAAATTGATTTTGAAGAAGAAGGTGGCTCAGGTGATGGTTATGCAAAAGTGATGTCGGAAGAGTTTAATCGCCGAGCGATGGAACTTTATGCCGCACAAGCGAAAGAAGTGGATATTATCATCACGACCGCTGCTATTCCGGGTAAACCAGCACCACGTTTAATTACCAAAGAAATGGTGGATTCAATGAAACCGGGTTCTGTTATTGTGGATTTAGCCGCATTAACAGGAGGAAACTGTGAATACACTAAACCGGGTGAAATTTTCGTGACAGATAATCAAGTGAAAATCATTGGTTATACGGATTTCCCAGCACGTTTGCCAACGCAATCTTCTCAGCTTTATGGCACAAACTTAGTGAATTTGCTGAAGTTATTATGTAAAGAGAAAGACGGTACGATCAATATTGATTTTGATGATGTTGTGTTACGTGGTGTAACAGTCATTCGCGATGGTGAAATCACTTGGCCAGCACCGCCAATTCAAGTTTCTGCCCAACCACAACAAAAAGCTGAGGTTGTGGTTGAGAAGAAAGAACAAAAACCACAAGACCCGCGTATCAAATACGGTATTATGGGAGCAATTGGCGTGCTGTTCTTATGGCTAGGTTCAGTAATGCCTGCGGCGTTCTTATCACATTTCACCGTGTTTGTACTTGCTTGTGTGGTGGGATACTATGTGGTTTGGAATGTAAGCCACGCCTTACATACCCCATTAATGGCAGTAACTAACGCCATTTCAGGCATTATCATTGTGGGAGCGTTATTGCAAATTGCCCAAGGCAGTTTCTTTATCAGCCTACTCGCATTTATTGCAATTTTAGTCGCAAGTATCAATATCTTTGGTGGCTTTAAAGTGACCCAACGTATGCTTGCAATGTTTAGAAAAGGTTAA
- the sfsA gene encoding DNA/RNA nuclease SfsA, translating to MQLPALQSATLLRRYKRFLADVELANGEILTIHCANTGAMTGCGEKGDTIWYSTSDSKTRKYPHSWELTQLQNGQMVCINTHHSNQLTFEALQNKQIKELAAYSEILPEMKYGEENSRIDFLLKEKGLPDCYVEVKSVTLVKGNLGMFPDAVTTRGQKHLRELMAMKKLGHRAVIFFAGLHNGFDCFKVAEYIDPEYAKLLRQAIKEGVEVYAYAGEFEFSHHIPTALSLTHLVPYIE from the coding sequence ATGCAGTTACCCGCTCTTCAATCTGCCACCCTACTCCGCCGTTATAAACGCTTTCTTGCTGATGTCGAACTTGCCAATGGTGAAATACTCACGATTCACTGCGCAAATACGGGGGCGATGACAGGTTGTGGTGAAAAAGGGGATACCATTTGGTATTCAACCTCTGACAGTAAAACCCGAAAATACCCTCATTCTTGGGAACTTACCCAACTTCAAAATGGGCAAATGGTATGTATTAACACACACCATTCCAATCAACTCACCTTTGAAGCACTGCAAAATAAGCAAATCAAAGAATTAGCGGCATACAGCGAAATTCTGCCTGAAATGAAATATGGTGAAGAAAATAGCCGAATTGATTTCCTGCTTAAAGAGAAAGGCTTACCGGATTGCTATGTGGAAGTAAAATCCGTTACCTTAGTAAAAGGCAATCTGGGAATGTTTCCTGATGCGGTAACCACCAGAGGACAAAAACATTTACGAGAGCTAATGGCGATGAAAAAACTTGGCCATAGAGCAGTCATTTTTTTCGCTGGATTACACAACGGTTTTGATTGTTTCAAAGTCGCGGAATATATTGATCCTGAATACGCGAAGCTACTTCGCCAAGCCATAAAAGAAGGGGTTGAGGTGTATGCCTATGCGGGAGAATTCGAATTTTCTCATCACATTCCTACCGCACTTTCACTTACACATTTAGTGCCTTATATTGAATAA
- a CDS encoding alpha/beta hydrolase → MEKPAIVLVHGFWGGASHWNLVLKELKKQGYTDVYAVENPLTSLADDAERTRKMVKQIQKPVVLVGHSYGGKVITEMGDLPNVKALVYIAAFAPDVGESAGGISQQHPPEAFSAIVGDSDGYLWIERNRYHQSFCQDVSEDEAYPLSITQKAPLASTFADTVSQVAWKIKPSFYQISTQDRMIHPDNQKMMAERISPRKIISLDASHASLMSQAEAVTQLILDATTIA, encoded by the coding sequence ATGGAAAAACCAGCGATTGTTTTAGTGCATGGATTTTGGGGAGGGGCAAGTCATTGGAACCTTGTACTTAAGGAACTCAAAAAACAGGGATATACAGACGTTTATGCGGTAGAAAATCCGCTGACTTCTTTAGCTGATGATGCAGAACGTACTCGTAAAATGGTAAAGCAAATTCAGAAACCCGTAGTATTAGTAGGGCATTCTTATGGTGGGAAAGTAATTACTGAAATGGGGGATTTACCAAATGTAAAAGCCCTAGTTTATATTGCTGCATTCGCCCCTGATGTAGGTGAAAGTGCGGGAGGCATTAGCCAACAGCACCCACCAGAGGCTTTTTCTGCGATTGTCGGAGATAGTGATGGTTATCTATGGATAGAACGAAACCGCTACCATCAAAGTTTTTGCCAAGATGTGAGTGAAGATGAAGCTTACCCACTGTCAATTACACAAAAAGCACCACTAGCTTCCACCTTTGCTGATACGGTGAGCCAAGTAGCGTGGAAAATAAAGCCAAGTTTTTATCAAATTTCTACACAAGATAGAATGATTCACCCTGATAATCAAAAAATGATGGCAGAACGTATTTCACCACGTAAAATTATCAGTCTTGATGCAAGTCATGCGTCGTTAATGTCACAAGCTGAAGCAGTAACGCAATTAATTTTAGACGCGACGACAATAGCATAG
- a CDS encoding GNAT family N-acetyltransferase, with the protein MPLNHLNQPIGEPIVDFTRGELPNIQLIEGQYCCLQHLCVDRHFKDIYKFIGPDSPESQWTYLPISAQPNEQAAQQLLQEWANSADPYYLAIIDKASQKVVGIFSLMRIDPQNRSIEMGWVIYSNLLKHSRVATEAQYLAMQYVFDKLKYRRYEWKCDSLNQASFNAAKRLGFQFEGIFRRAAVYKERNRDTAWFSMLKEEWQRMKPKFERWLAADNFDDEGKQLRSLNDC; encoded by the coding sequence ATGCCGCTTAATCATCTCAATCAGCCTATTGGAGAGCCTATTGTCGATTTTACGCGAGGGGAATTGCCAAATATTCAGCTAATAGAAGGGCAATATTGTTGTTTGCAACACCTTTGTGTCGATCGTCATTTTAAGGATATTTATAAGTTTATTGGGCCAGATAGCCCAGAAAGCCAATGGACTTATCTGCCTATTTCCGCACAACCTAATGAGCAAGCCGCACAACAGCTTCTGCAAGAATGGGCGAACAGTGCTGATCCTTATTATTTAGCGATTATTGATAAGGCGAGCCAAAAGGTGGTGGGAATATTTTCTTTAATGCGCATTGACCCACAAAATCGCTCTATCGAAATGGGCTGGGTGATTTATTCTAACTTGCTAAAACATTCTCGCGTGGCAACGGAAGCACAATATCTCGCAATGCAATATGTGTTTGATAAACTCAAATATCGTCGTTATGAATGGAAATGTGATAGTTTAAATCAAGCCTCATTTAATGCGGCAAAACGCCTTGGTTTTCAGTTTGAAGGGATTTTTAGACGTGCTGCAGTTTATAAAGAGCGTAATCGTGATACCGCGTGGTTTTCAATGCTAAAAGAAGAATGGCAGAGAATGAAACCGAAATTTGAACGTTGGCTTGCAGCGGATAATTTTGATGATGAAGGAAAGCAACTACGTTCATTAAATGATTGCTAA
- a CDS encoding MmcQ/YjbR family DNA-binding protein yields MITPSQIIQYIAKHYQVNPAYLWAKFPEYGVFRHLNSGKWFAILMNIPGNKIGLSHTETIWIINVKAQPEMIGALRMIKGVYPAYHMNKEHWMSLHLAEISPSLLWECIQDSFSLTQQKKR; encoded by the coding sequence ATGATAACGCCAAGCCAGATTATCCAATACATTGCCAAACATTATCAGGTTAATCCCGCCTATTTGTGGGCAAAATTTCCTGAGTATGGGGTTTTTCGCCACCTAAATAGCGGTAAATGGTTTGCCATTTTAATGAATATCCCCGGCAATAAAATTGGCTTGTCTCATACAGAAACCATTTGGATTATAAATGTTAAAGCCCAGCCTGAAATGATTGGTGCGTTACGTATGATAAAAGGGGTTTATCCCGCCTATCATATGAATAAAGAACATTGGATGAGTCTCCATTTAGCGGAAATTTCCCCTTCATTATTATGGGAATGTATTCAAGACAGTTTTTCTTTAACTCAACAGAAAAAACGATAA
- the tyrS gene encoding tyrosine--tRNA ligase — protein MTDLTTQLAELKRGTDQIFSEQDLIEKLKENRPLRVKLGADPTAPDIHLGHTVVLNKLRQFQNFGHHVMFLIGDFTATVGDPSGKNATRPPLSREDVLRNAETYKEQIFKILDPEKTEIVFNSDWLGELGTVGMIRLASNYTVARMLERDDFKKRFSNNQPIAIHEFIYPLLQGYDSVHLKADVELGGTDQTFNLLIGRELQKSDGQKPQVAITLPLLVGLDGEKKMSKSLGNYIGVNEAPNEMFGKVMSISDELMWDWYDLLSFRPLSEIAQFKQDVADGRNPRDIKVLLAKEITARFHSEADANAAEQAFINRFQKGAIPDEMPEFTFEGEIGLANLLKEAGLVSSTSEAMRMVQQGGVKIDGEKVENAKAIIYASSAVYQVGKRKFARVTVK, from the coding sequence ATGACAGATCTCACAACTCAACTGGCTGAGCTGAAACGCGGCACGGATCAAATTTTTTCAGAACAAGATTTAATTGAAAAACTTAAAGAAAATCGTCCTTTACGCGTAAAATTGGGGGCTGATCCTACTGCGCCAGATATTCACTTGGGGCATACCGTGGTGCTAAATAAATTACGCCAATTCCAGAACTTTGGTCATCACGTGATGTTTTTAATCGGCGATTTCACCGCCACAGTGGGCGATCCATCAGGTAAAAACGCAACGCGTCCACCGCTTTCTCGTGAAGATGTACTACGCAATGCGGAAACCTATAAAGAACAAATTTTCAAAATTTTAGATCCAGAAAAAACTGAAATTGTGTTCAATTCTGATTGGTTAGGTGAATTAGGTACGGTTGGAATGATCCGTTTAGCCTCAAATTATACGGTAGCTCGAATGTTAGAACGTGATGATTTCAAAAAACGTTTTAGTAATAACCAACCTATTGCCATTCACGAATTTATCTACCCATTATTGCAAGGTTATGACTCGGTCCATTTGAAAGCCGATGTGGAATTAGGCGGGACAGACCAAACCTTTAACTTGCTAATTGGGCGTGAATTGCAAAAATCAGATGGGCAAAAACCACAAGTGGCAATCACACTTCCGTTACTCGTGGGCTTAGACGGTGAGAAAAAAATGTCAAAATCACTCGGCAACTACATTGGGGTAAACGAAGCACCAAATGAAATGTTCGGTAAAGTGATGTCTATTTCCGATGAATTAATGTGGGATTGGTATGATTTGCTTTCTTTCCGCCCATTAAGCGAAATTGCACAATTTAAGCAAGATGTGGCTGACGGACGTAATCCACGTGATATTAAAGTATTACTGGCAAAAGAAATTACCGCGCGTTTCCATTCCGAAGCCGACGCCAACGCCGCAGAACAAGCATTTATTAACCGTTTCCAAAAGGGGGCAATACCTGATGAAATGCCTGAATTTACCTTTGAGGGCGAAATTGGTTTAGCCAATTTATTAAAAGAGGCAGGGCTTGTAAGTTCCACCTCTGAAGCGATGCGTATGGTGCAACAAGGTGGGGTAAAAATTGATGGTGAAAAGGTAGAAAATGCTAAAGCCATTATTTATGCCTCCAGCGCTGTATATCAAGTGGGTAAACGCAAATTTGCACGCGTTACGGTAAAATAA
- a CDS encoding aminoimidazole riboside kinase yields MSEKVWVLGDAVVDLIPDGKQHYLRCAGGAPANVAVGIARLGGESGFIGKVGKDPLGEFMQQTLQQEKVDTTFMTLDPTQRTSTVVVGLDQGERSFTFMVNPSADQFLHVSELPTFTQGQWLHCCSIALINDPSRTATFTAMKNIHQAKGYVSFDPNLRESLWQSLDEMREVVMQAVALADVLKFSEEELTFLTETDSLEKAFEKITALYPQKLIIVTLGKEGALYHFNGTKEIIVGKALQPVDTTGAGDAFVGGLLAGLSQKPNWDTDNATLVEILRQANACGALATTAKGAMSALPNQAQLIHFLNQ; encoded by the coding sequence ATGTCAGAAAAAGTTTGGGTATTAGGTGATGCCGTTGTGGATTTAATCCCTGATGGCAAACAACATTATTTACGTTGTGCTGGTGGTGCGCCAGCCAATGTTGCTGTTGGTATCGCCCGTTTAGGCGGTGAAAGTGGTTTTATTGGTAAGGTAGGAAAAGATCCCCTTGGTGAATTTATGCAACAGACCTTGCAACAAGAAAAGGTGGATACCACGTTTATGACCTTAGATCCCACACAACGCACTTCAACAGTTGTGGTTGGTTTAGATCAAGGGGAACGCAGTTTTACCTTTATGGTAAACCCAAGTGCGGATCAATTTTTACACGTTTCTGAACTTCCCACTTTCACTCAAGGACAATGGCTACACTGCTGTTCTATTGCGTTAATTAACGATCCTTCCCGCACGGCGACTTTCACTGCAATGAAAAATATTCATCAAGCGAAAGGCTATGTCTCTTTCGATCCCAATTTGCGTGAAAGCCTATGGCAAAGCCTTGATGAAATGCGTGAAGTGGTAATGCAAGCAGTCGCTTTAGCTGATGTGCTGAAATTTTCGGAAGAAGAACTCACCTTTCTAACAGAAACAGACAGCCTTGAAAAAGCCTTTGAAAAAATCACCGCACTTTATCCACAAAAGCTGATTATTGTTACGCTAGGCAAAGAAGGCGCACTTTATCATTTCAATGGCACAAAAGAAATTATTGTAGGTAAAGCCTTACAGCCTGTTGATACTACGGGGGCAGGCGATGCCTTTGTTGGCGGATTACTGGCTGGGCTTTCGCAAAAACCAAATTGGGACACAGACAATGCAACATTAGTAGAAATTTTACGTCAAGCCAATGCTTGTGGTGCTTTAGCAACCACCGCAAAAGGCGCAATGTCTGCCCTGCCAAATCAAGCGCAATTAATCCATTTTTTAAATCAATAA